In Nitrospirota bacterium, the following are encoded in one genomic region:
- the cheY gene encoding chemotaxis response regulator CheY: MLDLKIKVLVVDDFSTMRRILKNILKQIGYSEIEEAEDGNSALMRLKQGGYGLVVSDWNMPNMTGLDLLKAIRADNALSNMPVLMVTAEAKKENVLDAIKAGVNNYVVKPFTADVLKEKIEKIFDSK; encoded by the coding sequence ATGTTAGATCTTAAAATAAAAGTTTTGGTAGTAGATGACTTTTCTACAATGCGCAGGATCTTAAAGAATATTCTGAAACAGATTGGCTATTCAGAGATTGAAGAGGCAGAGGATGGCAACAGTGCGCTTATGAGATTAAAGCAGGGTGGGTATGGTCTTGTTGTATCTGACTGGAATATGCCGAATATGACTGGTCTTGACCTCCTTAAGGCTATAAGGGCAGATAATGCATTAAGCAATATGCCGGTGCTTATGGTAACTGCCGAGGCTAAAAAAGAGAATGTACTTGATGCTATCAAGGCGGGAGTGAACAATTATGTGGTCAAGCCATTTACAGCTGATGTACTCAAGGAGAAGATTGAAAAGATCTTTGACAGTAAATAA
- a CDS encoding response regulator → MVKYILVVDDCMTTRKIVSLYLSNAGYKTITACNGVEAIEKLVSSAVDMIVSDLNMPQMDGAALIEWVRSNSSYRNLPLVILTTENDILRKTELIQKGANAFLPKPISKDKLVGEITRILEECNYVRS, encoded by the coding sequence ATGGTGAAATACATCTTGGTAGTAGATGACTGCATGACAACGAGAAAGATAGTATCTCTATACCTGAGCAACGCCGGATACAAAACAATTACTGCATGCAATGGGGTTGAGGCGATTGAGAAGCTTGTTTCATCAGCGGTGGATATGATTGTCTCCGACCTTAATATGCCACAGATGGATGGTGCCGCTCTGATAGAATGGGTACGCAGCAATTCATCGTACAGAAATCTGCCGCTCGTGATATTAACCACTGAGAATGATATTTTACGGAAGACTGAACTTATTCAGAAGGGTGCCAATGCATTCCTTCCAAAACCAATATCTAAAGATAAACTCGTCGGGGAAATAACAAGAATATTAGAGGAGTGCAATTATGTTAGATCTTAA
- a CDS encoding protein-glutamate O-methyltransferase CheR, whose translation MLTNKINKMSENAFHLLSEMIYARSGMHFPDNKKYILENRLSRRIEDAGFDNYEKYIEFLKYDAGKEREFANLFNIITTNETFFFRDNNQLQAFETNILPEVVKNLKSRGSKKLRIWSAACSTGEEPYTLAMIVSDALSASEYSDWDIEIHGSDISEAVLSSARRGEYNDYSVRNVMPQQLSKYFTKNGSGKYIIKQEIKQMVRFSNINLSDESALRMYRGMDIIFCRNVLIYFNEASKKKVISGLYNSLISSGYMFIGHSESLFNITRAFKIVSVNGILIYQK comes from the coding sequence ATGCTGACAAATAAAATTAATAAAATGAGTGAAAATGCATTTCATTTGCTGAGTGAAATGATATATGCCAGAAGTGGAATGCATTTTCCTGATAATAAAAAATATATACTGGAAAACAGGCTTTCAAGACGCATTGAGGATGCCGGATTTGATAATTATGAGAAATATATAGAGTTTCTTAAGTATGATGCCGGGAAAGAAAGAGAATTCGCTAATCTGTTTAATATTATAACCACTAACGAAACTTTCTTCTTCAGGGATAACAATCAGTTGCAGGCTTTTGAAACCAATATCTTGCCCGAGGTCGTTAAGAATCTTAAGTCTAGGGGCAGCAAAAAGCTGAGGATATGGAGCGCCGCCTGTTCAACGGGTGAGGAGCCCTATACCCTGGCAATGATAGTTTCTGATGCACTCTCAGCTTCCGAGTACAGCGATTGGGATATAGAGATACATGGAAGTGATATAAGCGAGGCGGTTTTAAGCTCTGCAAGGAGGGGAGAGTACAATGATTACTCAGTCCGAAATGTTATGCCGCAACAGCTCAGTAAATATTTTACAAAAAATGGCAGCGGTAAATATATTATTAAACAAGAAATAAAACAAATGGTACGATTCAGCAATATCAATCTTTCAGATGAATCCGCCCTGCGGATGTACCGGGGAATGGATATTATATTCTGCAGGAATGTATTGATATATTTTAATGAAGCTTCCAAAAAAAAAGTAATTTCCGGCTTGTACAATAGCCTGATATCAAGCGGGTATATGTTTATAGGTCATTCAGAATCGCTGTTTAATATAACGAGGGCATTTAAAATAGTAAGTGTTAATGGCATTCTGATCTATCAGAAATAG